One genomic region from Siniperca chuatsi isolate FFG_IHB_CAS linkage group LG18, ASM2008510v1, whole genome shotgun sequence encodes:
- the tnca gene encoding tenascin isoform X5 produces MGTRGLLGCLLLTALLSLSNAGLVKKILRHRRQTLASPEEQNITLPGANQPVVFNHVYNINVPASSLCSVNLDAPESMQLHPTDAAVSSGHHSTEHTVDGENQIIFTHRINIPRQACGCTDDMPGLKDLMSRLEMLEGEVSALRDQCSGDGACCSAQVTGEVGTKPYCNGHGNYSTETCGCVCQPGWKGPNCTEPECPTNCQARGRCVNGKCECFQGFTGEDCALEVCPVDCGAHGQCVGGICICSDGFFGEDCSQTKCLNNCRGRGRCEDGDCACDEPWTGFDCSELICPKDCYDRGRCVNGTCYCDEGYTGEDCGDRTCPNNCHGNGFCVDGQCVCTAGYSGEDCAQITCLNDCNGRGTCFNGMCICDTGYQGEDCSQLACLNNCNHRGQCVNGQCACDVGFQGDDCAELSCPSNCLHRGRCVNGQCVCEEGFAGEACSIRTCPSNCYGRGECIEGRCVCHAGFTGKDCGELSCPNNCQNRGRCIDGQCVCDEGFSGEDCSQKACPNDCLTQGYCDDGKCICQEGYSGDDCSVLACPHNCNNRGRCINGKCTCDSGYQGESCVELSCLNNCQDKGRCVNGQCVCDEGYIGKDCSEVSPPKDLTVGEVTSDTVDLSWNNEMLVMQYLVTYVPTSPGGLHQEFTVPGDKTAATVKELEPGIEYQINVYAVLSNKRSVPVSARVATDLPQPEGLRFKSVRETSVEVMWDQLDIPFDGWEIYFRNTKEENGKVVSTLPPSQNQFFQSGLGPGQEYEVSINIIKNNTRGPQTSEKVTTKIDGPRQVEVKDVTDSSALVSWSQPVAPMGRVTMFYGPSSDPSDETSVEIFPPDKQYSIDGLRPDTEYKVSLISRSGDITSDPVTATFITALDAPTDLQAVSQTEDSITLEWTNSQADVGSYRVKYSPISGATHGEELFPRGPGDTTKATITGLKPGTEYGIGVTAVKNEMESLPATTNAATDIDPPRDFEKVESTETSLTLRWQKPRAKVGAYRLVYVSKDGQVEEVEIPATATSYGLSNLTPGMSYTITLTAERGHKRSTPVTLPASTEELKPMVMNLTISDITWDGFTASWSPTGGEYGSFVIEVTNLENFAESQNLTLSGDAFSLGISGLNPNTSYMVGLFGMYQGSFLEPVYTEATTVNQPVVGKLYISNLTSESFSIFWNGTEGEFDGFILEIIDSDWLMEPKEYNMSNNVKSHDVTGLRPSTDYIAYLYGTYKGSRTSAVSIVASTAEEPDLSRLVVSNITSDRFSLSWRTGEKAFDNFIVEVRESALPSQAMGRALPGDVRSTVMAGLKASTSYNIKLYASAGGQNTQPLFDVTTTEDVPQLGPIAASSVSPHNLSLTWSTVSGHFDGFVIRVSDPEQQSDTLEFRLPGEARNITISNLMDATGYDIELYGISHGRHTPSVLAHAITAPLPKVENLTISNITPYGFRVSWEVKHQLQQEELAPSSGGFSHFHIVVTDSGWLLEPQEFTVPGNQSHLDIWGLITGIGYEVRLTGVSESGLLSRPLTTVAVTEAEPEVEHLFVSDITADGFRLSWTSDEDMFDRFVIKIRDGKRLAHPQEYSVRGDERTKVLTGLMSGTEYEIELYGVTLDQRSQPITGVAQTGLSTPRGLHFSEVTDSSAIVHWSVPRSPVDNYRIIYVPFEGGSPMAVTVDGSVFEALLPNMIPGKTYQVTVRSVKGLEESDPSTDTVTTALDRPQGLTAVNVTDTSALLLWQPSVATVDGYVITYSADSVSPVVEHVSGNIVEFEMGSLVPGTHYTVGVHAMKEAQKSDSAVTEFTTEVDPPRDLTAINIQTDSATLTWKPPQVAVTGYTLTFSSADGIIREVVLSPTASSYSMAQLTGSTEYNVRLQAIAGAQRSRHVRTVFTTIGQLYRRPKDCAQILLNGETTSGLYTIYVGGEESQPIKVYCDMTTDGGGWMVFLRRQNGKLEFYRNWKNYTAGFGNMNDEFWLGLSNLHKITNSGHYELRVDLRDNGESAYAQYDKLTIAEPRTRYKVYIGAYSGTAGDSMTYHQGRPFSTFDNDNDIAVTNCALSYKGAFWYKNCHRVNLMGKYGDNSHSKGINWFHWKGHEHSIEFAEMKIRPANFRNFESRKKRS; encoded by the exons ATGGGTACAAGAGGCCTTCTGGGCTGCCTTCTCCTGACTGCTTTGCTCAGCTTATCAAACGCTGGGCTCGTGAAGAAAATCCTACGGCATCGGCGACAGACTCTGGCATCCCCCGAAGAACAAAACATCACCCTCCCCGGTGCAAACCAACCTGTGGTTTTCAACCACGTCTATAACATCAATGTTCCTGCCAGTTCCCTGTGCTCAGTGAACCTTGACGCTCCAGAGAGCATGCAGCTCCATCCCACAGATGCAGCAGTCTCTTCGGGCCATCACTCCACTGAGCACACAGTCGATGGGGAGAACCAGATCATCTTCACCCACCGCATCAACATACCTCGGCAGGCCTGCGGTTGTACCGACGACATGCCCGGCCTGAAAGACCTCATGAGCCGGTTGGAGATGCTTGAGGGAGAAGTTTCAGCATTGAGAGATCAGTGCAGCGGTGACGGGGCCTGCTGCAGTGCACAGGTCACAG GTGAGGTGGGAACTAAACCTTACTGCAACGGTCATGGAAACTACAGCACTGAAACCTGCGGCTGCGTTTGTCAGCCTGGCTGGAAGGGACCCAACTGCACTGAACCCGAGTGTCCCACTAACTGTCAGGCCCGGGGCCGCTGCGTTAACGGAAAGTGTGAGTGCTTCCAGGGCTTCACCGGAGAAGACTGCGCACTCGAGGTCTGCCCTGTGGACTGCGGAGCGCACGGCCAGTGTGTGGGCGGTATTTGCATCTGCTCTGATGGTTTCTTTGGCGAAGACTGCTCTCAAACCAAGTGCCTCAACAACTGCCGCGGCCGCGGCCGCTGTGAAGACGGAGACTGCGCTTGTGACGAACCCTGGACTGGATTCGACTGCTCTGAACTCATCTGCCCCAAAGACTGCTACGACCGTGGACGCTGTGTGAATGGCACCTGCTACTGCGATGAGGGATACACCGGGGAGGACTGTGGAGATCGCACCTGTCCCAACAACTGCCATGGTAACGGCTTCTGTGTAGATGGCCAGTGCGTCTGCACCGCCGGCTACAGTGGAGAAGACTGCGCTCAGATCACCTGCCTCAACGACTGTAACGGCAGAGGCACGTGCTTCAACGGGATGTGTATCTGTGACACGGGCTACCAAGGCGAAGACTGCAGCCAGTTAGCATGTCTGAACAACTGTAACCACAGAGGCCAGTGCGTAAATGGACAGTGTGCCTGCGATGTCGGTTTCCAGGGAGACGATTGCGCAGAGCTTTCCTGTCCAAGCAACTGCCTGCACAGGGGCCGCTGTGTTAACGGCCAGTGTGTCTGCGAGGAAGGCTTCGCTGGTGAGGCCTGCAGCATCAGGACCTGCCCCTCTAACTGCTATGGACGCGGCGAGTGTATTGAGGGACGTTGCGTGTGTCATGCGGGTTTCACCGGCAAGGACTGCGGTGAACTGAGCTGCCCTAACAACTGTCAAAACCGTGGCCGGTGCATCGATGGGCAGTGTGTCTGTGACGAAGGCTTCTCTGGTGAAGACTGCAGTCAGAAAGCTTGCCCCAACGACTGCCTGACCCAGGGTTACTGTGACGATGGCAAGTGCATCTGTCAGGAAGGCTACTCGGGAGATGACTGCTCTGTGCTCGCCTGTCCACATAACTGCAACAACAGGGGGCGCTGCATCAATGGAAAGTGCACATGTGATAGTGGATATCAAGGAGAAAGCTGTGTGGAGCTGAGCTGTCTCAACAACTGCCAGGACAAAGGCCGCTGCGTGAATGGTCAGTGCGTCTGTGATGAGGGATACATTGGAAAAGACTGCTCAGAAG TGTCTCCTCCAAAGGATCTTACCGTAGGCGAGGTCACCTCAGACACGGTGGACCTGTCCTGGAACAACGAGATGTTGGTGATGCAGTACCTGGTGACATATGTGCCCACCAGTCCTGGTGGTCTTCATCAGGAGTTCACTGTGCCTGGAGACAAAACTGCTGCCACTGTGAAAGAGCTTGAACCTGGCATTGAATACCAGATCAATGTCTACGCTGTTCTGAGCAACAAGAGGAGTGTCCCTGTCAGTGCGAGGGTGGCCACAG ACCTTCCACAGCCAGAGGGTTTAAGATTCAAATCAGTGAGAGAGACCTCAGTGGAGGTAATGTGGGACCAGCTGGACATTCCCTTTGATGGCTGGGAGATCTATTTCCGCAACACG aaagaagaaaatggaaaagtcGTGAGCACCCTTCCACCCTCTCAAAACCAGTTTTTCCAGTCAGGCCTTGGACCAGGACAGGAGTATGAAGTCTCCATCAACATCATCAAGAACAACACCAGAGGACCCCAAACATCTGAAAAAGTCACTACCA AGATTGACGGCCCCCGGCAGGTGGAGGTGAAGGATGTGACGGACTCCTCAGCTCTGGTCAGCTGGTCTCAGCCGGTGGCTCCTATGGGCAGAGTCACCATGTTTTACGGGCCCAGCTCCGACCCCTCAGATGAAACCAGTGTGGAGATCTTCCCTCCAGACAAGCAGTACAGCATTGACGGTCTGAGGCCAGACACTGAGTACAAGGTGTCGCTCATCTCCAGGAGTGGAGACATCACCAGTGACCCCGTCACCGCCACATTCATTACAG CCCTGGATGCCCCCACGGACCTTCAGGCTGTGTCCCAGACAGAGGACAGCATCACTCTGGAGTGGACTAACAGTCAAGCTGATGTTGGCAGCTATAGGGTGAAATACAGTCCCATCTCTGGAGCAACTCATGGTGAGGAACTGTTCCCACGAGGACCAGGAGACACCACAAAAGCTACTATCACTG GGCTAAAGCCAGGGACAGAGTATGGGATTGGTGTGACTGCCGTGAAGAATGAGATGGAGAGCCTCCCTGCTACTACAAATGCAGCAACTG ATATCGATCCTCCCAGAGACTTCGAAAAAGTCGAGTCCACAGAGACCTCCCTCACCTTGAGgtggcagaaacctcgggccaAGGTTGGCGCCTACAGGCTGGTGTACGTCTCCAAAGATGGCCAGGTTGAGGAGGTGGAGATCCCAGCCACAGCGACTAGCTATGGCTTGTCCAACCTGACTCCTGGAATGAGCTACACCATCACTTTGACTGCAGAGAGGGGTCACAAGAGGAGCACACCTGTCACCCTTCCTGCATCTACAG AGGAGCTGAAGCCCATGGTGATGAACCTCACCATCTCTGACATTACATGGGACGGCTTCACTGCGTCCTGGAGCCCCACGGGTGGGGAATATGGCAGCTTTGTCATTGAGGTAACAAACTTGGAGAATTTCGCAGAGAGCCAGAACCTCACTCTCTCTGGAGACGCTTTCAGCCTGGGCATCTCCGGGCTTAATCCCAACACCAGCTACATGGTTGGCCTGTTTGGGATGTATCAGGGCTCCTTCCTTGAACCCGTGTACACTGAAGCCACCACAG TGAATCAGCCAGTGGTTGGCAAACTATATATCTCAAACTTAACGTCAGAGAGCTTTTCAATCTTCTGGAATGGCACTGAAGGAGAATTTGATGGTTTTATCCTGGAGATAattgattctgattggctgatggagcCAAAGGAATATAACATGTCCAACAATGTAAAGTCCCATGACGTCACAGGGCTCAGGCCCAGCACTGACTATATAGCCTACCTCTATGGGACATACAAGGGATCCCGAACAAGTGCTGTCAGTATTGTTGCATCAACAG CTGAAGAGCCTGATTTgtccaggctagttgtttctaACATTACCTCAGACAGATTTTCTCTGTCGTGGCGGACAGGAGAGAAGGCTTTTGATAACTTTATAGTAGAAGTCAGAGAGTCTGCTTTGCCCTCGCAGGCAATGGGGCGCGCTCTCCCGGGAGACGTGCGTTCCACAGTCATGGCGGGGCTCAAAGCGAGCACAAGCTACAACATAAAGCTGTACGCCAGCGCTGGTGGCCAGAACACACAGCCCTTATTTGATGTAACTACAACAG aGGACGTCCCACAGTTGGGGCCCATAGCTGCTTCATCTGTGAGCCCACATAACCTCAGCTTGACCTGGAGCACTGTGTCAGGCCATTTTGATGGCTTTGTTATCCGGGTCAGTGACCCTGAGCAGCAGTCTGATACGCTGGAGTTCAGACTGCCCGGGGAAGCCCGTAACATTACGATCTCTAACCTGATGGATGCCACAGGCTATGATATTGAACTGTACGGCATCTCTCATGGGCGCCACACTCCCTCTGTGTTAGCCCACGCCATCACAG CTCCTTTGCCTAAAGTGGAAAACTTGACAATTTCCAACATAACCCCCTACGGCTTCCGTGTGTCTTGGGAGGTGAAGCATCAGCTGCAACAGGAGGAATTAGCCCCCTCTAGTGGCGGCTTCAGCCATTTTCACATAGTGGTGACGGACTCTGGCTGGCTGCTGGAGCCTCAGGAGTTCACTGTGCCAGGAAACCAAAGTCACCTGGACATCTGGGGCCTCATCACAGGCATAGGCTATGAGGTCAGGCTGACCGGGGTGTCAGAGTCAGGGCTTCTCTCTCGGCCTCTGACTACAGTGGCTGTGACAG AGGCTGAGCCGGAGGTGGAGCATCTCTTTGTCTCGGACATCACAGCTGACGGTTTCCGCCTGTCATGGACTTCTGATGAAGACATGTTTGACAGATTTGTGATCAAAATAAGAGACGGCAAAAGATTAGCCCATCCTCAAGAGTACAGCGTCCGTGGCGATGAACGAACCAAGGTTTTAACTGGACTCATGAGTGGCACTGAGTATGAAATCGAGCTTTATGGTGTCACATTGGACCAACGCTCCCAACCTATTACTGGGGTTGCTCAGACAG GCCTGAGCACTCCAAGGGGACTTCACTTCTCTGAAGTGACGGACTCCTCAGCCATAGTTCACTGGTCCGTGCCTCGCTCTCCAGTGGATAACTACCGTATCATCTATGTGCCCTTTGAAGGAG GAAGCCCAATGGCAGTGACTGTGGATGGCAGCGTGTTTGAGGCTTTGCTGCCCAATATGATCCCTGGCAAAACGTACCAAGTGACCGTGAGGTCTGTGAAGGGTCTGGAGGAAAGTGACCCCAGCACTGACACTGTAACCACAG CTTTGGACAGACCTCAGGGTTTAACTGCAGTTAATGTCACTGACACCTCAGCCCTGTTGCTGTGGCAGCCGTCCGTGGCCACTGTCGATGGCTACGTCATTACTTACAGTGCTGATTCAG TGTCCCCTGTGGTGGAGCATGTTTCTGGGAACATAGTGGAGTTTGAGATGGGCTCCCTGGTTCCAGGAACCCACTACACAGTTGGAGTACATGCTATGAAAGAAGCTCAGAAGAGCGACTCTGCTGTTACTGAATTCACCACCG AGGTGGACCCTCCTCGTGATCTGACAGCTATTAACATTCAGACTGACAGTGCGACTCTCACATGGAAACCTCCGCAGGTTGCTGTCACTGGTTACACACTCACCTTCTCCTCTGCTGATGGTATAATCAGG GAAGTGGTGCTAAGCCCGACAGCGTCCTCTTATAGCATGGCTCAGCTAACTGGCTCTACAGAGTACAATGTCAGACTGCAGGCCATCGCTGGGGCCCAGAGGAGTCGTCACGTGCGCACCGTCTTCACTACCA TTGGACAGTTGTACAGACGCCCTAAGGACTGTGCTCAGATTTTACTGAATGGAGAGACGACCTCTGGTCTGTACACCATCTatgtgggaggagaggagagccagCCCATCAAGGTTTACTGTGACATGACCACAGATGGCGGAGGATGGATG GTTTTCCTCAGACGCCAGAATGGAAAGCTGGAATTCTACAGGAACTGGAAGAACTACACAGCTGGCTTCGGTAACATGAATGATGAGTTCTGGCTGG GTCTCTCCAACCtccataaaatcacaaattctGGTCATTATGAGCTGCGAGTGGACTTGAGGGACAACGGGGAATCAGCCTACGCTCAGTACGACAAGCTGACGATTGCAGAGCCAAGAACACGCTATAAAGTCTACATCGGAGCGTATAGTGGAACAGCAG GTGACTCCATGACTTACCACCAGGGTCGACCCTTCTCCACCTTTGACAATGATAATGATATTGCTGTCACCAACTGCGCCTTGTCCTACAAAGGCGCCTTTTGGTATAAAAACTGTCATCGTGTCAACCTCATGGGGAAATATGGTGACAACAGTCACAGTAAG gGGATCAACTGGTTCCACTGGAAGGGCCACGAACACTCTATTGAATTTGCAGAAATGAAGATTCGGCCGGCCAACTTCAGAAATTTTGAGAGCAGAAAAAAACGATCATAG